The DNA segment GTGTTTGCTCAGAGGTGGGTGAAATTAGGCAGAGCTGTATCAAGCTAAAAGACGATCGGTGATCAAAATCACCCCCAAAAACACGGATCGGTCTATCTCTAATAATATTCTATTTACTATTTGATATTAGCTATTGAGAAGTTTTTTTCCTTTAGGATTTGATTAACACTTCTCTAATATAAGCTCATTCTTGATTCTACACATCAGCTGTAAATTTTAAAGCATTCAAAATTTCTAACAGATTTCAGTTCTCAGTAAGATCTAGATCTCCGTTATGTCTTACCATACATGCAGCTTGCACAGCCTCACTCAAACTGGCAGCGTTGGGCTCGCACCAGAACATGTGGCAGATAAAGTCTCCAGGGCCTTCAGCCATGATGAACGCAAAAGTGCGGACATCTTTCCCCACGCCCATAAACGAGAGGAACCGAACACGACACTCGGACAGAACCTCCTCAGTCTGCACAAACACAAACGTCAGGGAGAAAGAGGGGATTTTACATAACTTATCATCTATATAACAcagaattacttaaataacatgAGTTCTGCATAATGCTGTTTTAACAATGAGAAAGATATAATAAAAAGCATAATGTGCCATGAGCACTACTCACATCTGAAACAAGGATAGTAAGAGTAGCAGATGCCACATTCACAGTCACTGAAGTCCACTGATCTTTGGCAGCAAGGGCAGTCTCCAAAGCAGCATTCACCATGTCCATGCCTGAGTGAAACACATACACAGTAAGAGTGATGTTCAGTAGTAATTATTTGAGTAACtctcaaaaaaggaaaaaaattaataattttaactAATAACTGGCCTTACACCAGAAAATTACTTAAAAAGATGATACTGCAATTACAtccatataatacatttttatcatCATAATCTATGTGTAGATATTTTAAACTGATAGTTACTGACATAACACTGACCACACTACCATAAAATGTaatgatttaacattttttttacatttattagttttaatagaTCTACTGATCAAACTATGTAAGGaccagttagctaaataaatttGAAAACAAAGTTCTTATTTTATTGATCGCATACAGGTGTTTCAAAGTTATATCAGAGTGCCTGGTCTGTCTGTAagttaatatatgtaaataaataaataaatgtaataaatgtgtatattggctatacatacatatacatacacatcaTCTCAGATATCAgcatcagcccagaattcccactATTATATTCCCTATTAAACAATGCTCCCAAACATTGGCCTCAGTTATGCCATTGCTTTTCCAGTTCTGCTACTCAAACATGTAAAGGTTACCCCTTATGTTGAGGCTTTGTAGTGTTCCTTACCTACTGGTTTTGCCACTGCAACATTACCAAGGTAGCGCACCTGGAAGCGCTGTACCAGCTCATTCTTTGGTGCTGGGaactctaaaaatgtaaaaagaaaaaaaatagatgaaaagaagaatttaaatGGAGGATCTATTATAAGTTGAATTGTGGTCTATTGCTCTTTGCATTTCAAACAATTTGGAATAGTTGCATGATTTTGACTTCCTACCCTGGAATGGGAGATCCACTAGTTTGGACGGATCGATGTTGAGTCTGTTCAGACTTGACTTTGAGGTCTTCCTCTGAGCCATAATCTGCAAACAAAAGAACCAACGCAAGTTTagactttaaaacaaaaaaaaagtgtaaaaagaaattaaaaagtgcCCATTGCTCTACAACACTCAAGTGTTCTAGAGATGggtatttctttctttccccaTGCCATAAAACTGTTTGCAACTgtatgaaaacctaaaaaaaaaatcatttggtTGTAGTAATTGTAGCTTTTTATTAACAAAACAAATGTACAAGTTAGGATTTCAAGTAAACACAGTgtgtaatgattttttttctccacagcAGAGATACAGTTACCTTGGAACAGATGTCATGCATGCTGGTGGCAATGTTCTTGGCAGGAGTGTCACATCGGAACACGTGACACTTCAGGACGTGGGTCAGCTTGTCTCGAGCCACATACGCAAAGTCCCTGTGggtgagggaaaaaaaacatgaaacactgctTGTGTACATGAACGTATAGCTCAAGAGCTCAAGGTATGAACGTAGACAGGAGGCTATGGAAAAACATACAAGCAGAAAatggaaatgaaaatgaaacactaCTACAGAGAACACTACTACTTTACTATTATGTTAAAAATTAAGTAGTGGAACCAattctaaatgtatttataaaagttTACCAACACAAAATATGTTTACCCTATGACTATATATAGTAATAattaaattagaagaaaaacatgaaacTAATCAAATCCTCTAATACAGCACTAAGACATACATATGTCATACATATGAGGTTGGAGGGGTGAAAATGAGCTGTAGAAGCAGCATACTGTAATGACAATCACATAGAATGAAAAATCGTGCAGAATAATAGCAATACACTACCTCTCCCTGAGTCCCAAAATGCAGCAGCATAGAGAGAAATCAAACAAGGTTTGAACAGCAAACAAAAGAGGGAGCACAATAAAAGCACAACTTAGTCTAGCAAGTCAACGTAAATCAAACAAAGCATGCTTGtaacaaaatattattatatgcAGCAACAAATATTGCTTATGCAGCTACTGTATAATGACTACACCAGAGACGAAGTGCTtagatttgcaaaaaaataaaaataaagcacagtTGCTGAGAATGCAAAGACCCAGGAGTGTATGCTTGGACTGTGTATAGTtacatatttcagtattaaaGACAGAAACACTTtcaataaacattatttaaacagTACACCAGCCAAAACTAGTGGAAAACCAAActgaagaagtaaaaaaaatctgtatatatGCTCTATATATGTATTACTTTATATGCATTATACATGCTTCAGTCAAAATATTATGAACAcaaccttgtttctacactctttTTTCtgcagtccttctgtttctctccaTACATATTCtgttttaaaaggcatttaaatgtctggatgttgtttaaacatccagacatttaaatgccttttaaaactGAATATTTTTATAATCGACACTGTCGAATATGTTGACataatataatcgacaatgtcaattaaaatattctgttttaaaatacattttaaacaacatccagacatttaaatgccttttaaaacaaaatatgtaTGGAGAGACTTCAAATGTTTGTTATTGACTAATTGTCAATAAGCAGCACTACACAAATTACTGGGGACAATGTTAGACAGGTTACGCTCAACTCGGCCTGCGTTTTCAAAAGTGCCCAATCACAACATATTTCACattacttactaaatatcagcacCTTCCACATTCAAAGGACAATGTTTTGGACAtttgaagggcatttaaatccgatgttcagctgtttctatcgtttcgAATCATCAGtcaaagctagaaacaggagccgtACCCACAGAAAGCAGAGAGGACGGGCATGGAAGACATAATCaatgactaatcggaaaaataatcgtcagattagtcgactactaaaataatcatcaaTTGCAGACCTACTTTATtattacatctacaaggtggagcagcaaGGTAGAAGTTTGCAATAGAGAGGACAGTAAGTGTACATTGTTTtaaagctccagcagcactgctgtttctgatccactCTATTCACCTCCCGAATAATACTTGCCTTCTGGGGTCCTAACCATTAAAAAGCACAAAGTAAAAGGAGGAggataaaatatgcagagaaacaaatgtactacagtctgtaactaacaaaaaaaaaagaactacaaAATTCCCATAAATGTAGAAACAAAAAAGTGGTCGTAACATTTTGTAAAGTGGTCACAACTTTGTAAAAAGTGAGAAAGCACCATagcatatatgtttttattacatGCTATTCTGCTGGTAGACACCTACAAATGAAATATCCTGACGTCTGCATCTAGGTAAAACCAGTTCAGCATTAAGTTAAGCTAAAACATAagctttctttattttatcaGTTTGGTCTTTTAAAAACAGCTAGGATTGGTTGTCAGACTGACCTGCCGTTGTCCCTGCCAACACCCCACACGCGAATGCTGACGATAGGCTGAGAGTGGAGGAGTGTCTGTCCCAGAGGATCAATCAGATTCAGCATTTCATTCTCAAGCACCAGGAGCATGTCCTTTCCCTGTAGAATACAAACAAACATTCTCAACTTACAACATTTCAAACTACTACTTTCAAGGCACAGAACGGTGAGTTCTTATGGAATCGTCACACACATACCTCTCCCCAGATCCCAACAGTGTCATGCAAGTTGTGTTTGTGGTAAGACAACTGTCTTATACAGTTATTCACAGCAATGCTGCTCTTTCCAGGTGCCATCTCCTCTTCTGATATCTCCACCCATCCCAGAGATCGCACAGCAAAGCACtacaaaaacaagacaaataaaTAGTATGTGACCTGCAGTACTGTAAAGActttagatttattattttagATGTGCATTACTTAACATACATTAataatgcaatttttttatttatgtattattatttttttttttaaatataccttGGCCTCGACATCGGTGCTGTATGAATTTGGTTTCTCTTCTCCTTCTGACTGGGAACAGctaaaaataaacaaggaaaaaaagCATCTTAAAACAAGAGCCTAAATTAAGCCTAGTTCTTTTCAATGGCAAatctcaaaatgctgtgtagtttaAGACTAGGTTTAAACCTGGTCattgaaataaaacatttaaatcaaaCAAAGCATACCTGAGATTAATAGAGGCATAGCGCAGAGTAGCCCCTTCAAAATCCTTCAGACTCTGATCAGAAGTTACATCCTCctcctagaaaaaaaaaaagaaagataaaggtaagcctttaaatgtataaaatatatgttattaaATGCTATGTTCTATTAGCACACATATAATCAATAaaatgctagaaaaaaaaaaaaaaaagaatattcacCGACCTTCCACAGATCATCATTGAATCTATTTTGACGGGACACGCCATTCCATGTAATCTAAGAACAAAACCACATGCATTGTTATTGATTTAGAATCAAAATACCAGAGATAGACTGAGGTGATGATTCCTGTGTGTCTAACTGTTGACAATGCTACCTGATGATATAATAATCTCTCCACTGACAATGAAAACTATGCCAATTTTTGCCAACGAAATCATACAGTCAAAAACATCAAATGGTGTGAAACTAAAAGCAATTCtgccaaaaaaaaagtgtgtgtaacTAATTAAAACACAGCCAGTTAAAACaattaaactaaaacataaaagcATCAACATTATACTAGACAAAGTGCAATGTGTGTAAAAAAGTTGCAGGACACACTTTTGTCAGAAACCAAATATGCAGTTTTCAATATGAAGGCCATGTTCCAAACGCAGCCAAAAAGATAGGCCCCCCTCACCCATTACTTGCTGGGGTATTTAGATGTCATAttcctttttgttttattaatttcccTTACAATGAAAGGATGTCCTGCACCTGTTTTGCCTCACTCTGTACATTAAATTCAGCTAGGAAAGTGAGACTTTACgacgtttaatttttttttttttaaacaaatgcattCCCTTAAATCAAGAAGTAAGAAAACCATCTATTATGTCTTAACATGGTAAAAGTACGATCAACATTTTCTTTGTACCTGTGGCTCCTCAGAGGGGGTAATGGCAGGTGAGGTGCTGGATGGTCTCTCTGGGGCTGCACCTTCCTCTAGGGGAGAAGGTGGCTCCCACTGTGTGGTGCCTGTAGGAATGTGCCAGTAGTAGGTCCCAGAGGTGTCCCGCACACGCATCCAACCGGCTGGCAGGTCTGTGTCGGTCTCGAACGCGCTGCGGTCCCAATAAGACTCTAAGTAGCCACACCAGATGGTAGTGGGGGTGGcattggaaaaaaacaaaaacacagagtaATTAGAACTGCTGTAGTAGGCACTGATGTTCATATACAACTTTGCCAATCCACATTTCAGCAAACTGCCActttcaaaacaaaaaacaggtcATGCTTTAAAGTATTTTGACTAAAAGTTAAATGGCCAAAACAAGCTTTTATTACacaaaatacagtattataaaatgttattatagtacagtataggAACAGCTTTCCATTTGTGAAGAAAGTGTGCTAAACTTTCATTCGCATTACAAGGTTTATTTAGGCTAACACCATTCTGAACTACTTCTATTGCTTCACAGAAATCGTGAAAATGTTCACAAGGTAATGACCAATCTTCAATAAATATGCACACTTTACTATAAGCATAA comes from the Astyanax mexicanus isolate ESR-SI-001 chromosome 20, AstMex3_surface, whole genome shotgun sequence genome and includes:
- the apbb1 gene encoding amyloid beta precursor protein binding family B member 1, coding for MSLESSSDLANENTCLPPSLTLDLRCPHSTLLDTELGKAKSSCTSSPKSRRIYASTTQSQLLNGIMGGLDDEASLQHREEEWARNQENEQGHPVPGSNAKWMKEGQNQLRKVAEKQQDLNRNPDQNLNLVENENENESPDMNPNRNSTLGVQGSDVENNKTLEVLCSDVDVRNTANEPILIDTSEAPIGKERENENEEEEKEEEENFPPGSGEKDTDSSETQSCSESRKDSEGGGRNTCLLFSKNGASDEDSSCMSLSQGSTANSTPDGDPESYWDRSAFETDTDLPAGWMRVRDTSGTYYWHIPTGTTQWEPPSPLEEGAAPERPSSTSPAITPSEEPQITWNGVSRQNRFNDDLWKEEDVTSDQSLKDFEGATLRYASINLSCSQSEGEEKPNSYSTDVEAKCFAVRSLGWVEISEEEMAPGKSSIAVNNCIRQLSYHKHNLHDTVGIWGEGKDMLLVLENEMLNLIDPLGQTLLHSQPIVSIRVWGVGRDNGRDFAYVARDKLTHVLKCHVFRCDTPAKNIATSMHDICSKIMAQRKTSKSSLNRLNIDPSKLVDLPFQEFPAPKNELVQRFQVRYLGNVAVAKPVGMDMVNAALETALAAKDQWTSVTVNVASATLTILVSDTEEVLSECRVRFLSFMGVGKDVRTFAFIMAEGPGDFICHMFWCEPNAASLSEAVQAACMLRYQKCLDARPPSTISCLPGPPADSVARRVGSSVKKGVQSLLGSFKRSGSQTP